The genome window AAAGGACTCCCTGGCGGAATACCTGTGTTTCAGGTATCTGGCGAATTTCAGGACGTTCTTCTCTTCCGTTAACGCCCTTGAGCCGGGCACGTATGTCAGGATTTCGCCAAGCGGATGCACGTTCGAAACGTTCTGGGATCTATCCCGGTACGTGTTGAACTATGCCCAAGACGGAGATCTCGTCGAAACGGTCGATGCCGCGTTGACAGCATCGGTGCAGCGCCAGATGATGACGGACGTTCCCCTTGGCACCCAATTGAGCGGGGGCGTCGATTCGAGCCTTGTCAGCAAGCTGGCTGCCAGGTACTCACCCGGACTGAAGACCTTTACGGTCAGTTTTTTCGAAAGTGCCTATGACGAGTCAGCCTATGCGCGGCTGCTGGCGGATTCGGCGGGGCTTGAGTATCATCAGATCAGGGTCAACGGCAAGACCTTTGCCGACACTCTGCCCAAGGTTATCTGGTATCACGACGAGCCCCTCTGTCATGCCAATTCCGTACATATGTACCTGCTGTGCACGTACGCACGGCAGTTTGTGACGGTCCTGCTGACCGGCGAGGGAGCCGATGAACTTTTTGCCGGTTATCCCCGTTATCAGATTTGCAGGTTCGGCGATGCCTACAACAAGCTGAATCCGAGTGTTGCTTCGCTGGTGAAGTCGGTCCTGCAGGGCGTTCCGGCACGAAAGATCGCCAAAATAGTCGATAATCTCGGTCTTGGTGCCCGTGAACTGGCCCTGTGGAATTCATCCTTTGCCACGAAAGAGAAGGTTTCCTGGCTGCTGAATTCCGGCGATGTCGCCCTCGATGCCCGATCCGCCCTGGTGGACAGCGTCTGGAACGATGAGTTGAGCCTTTTCGACAATCTCCTCCTCTATGAACAGAAGTCCTATCTTCAGCCGATCCTGATGCGCCAGGACAAGATGAGCATGGCCGCCTCCGTTGAGTCCAGGGTTCCGGTCCTTGACAACGAGATGCTGGACGTGGCCAATGCAATTCCCTATCAGTACAAAGTCCGGCACTTCACTCCCAAGCACGTGTTCAAGAAGGTTGCGGAAAGGCACATATCCCGCAAGATCGTTTACAAGAAAAAAGTCGGCTTCGGCGTGCCCGTGGACGAATGGCTGCGCGACAATAGCGGTTTGGGCAGATACCTGGATCTTCTTCTCGATACCGCCCGTGGCATCAGCGGCGTCAGCAGGCCGCGGATCGAGCAGTTGGTTTCGGAGCACGTGAGCCGGAAGCACAACCATGGCGATGTGTTGTGGCCCCTGGTCAATTATGCGATCTGGCGGGAACAATTTTTCAAGTAAGGAATGTGTGAACTGCGGGGCCATTGAATGAAAAAAGCCATTTGGATCACCTGGGAACATCAGATACGCAACAGATCGATGGCTGCCATGCTTGGTGCGGATCTCCACGTCATCGCGCACAGCGGTGCGAGATTGCGGCGCTATCTTTTCTGTACATACAACACCATAGCCACGGTCCGCAGGGAAAAGCCCGCTGTGGTGTTCGCCCAGAACCCTTCCATCGTCCTGAACTATCTGCTGCTGCTGGCTCGGGTGTTGTTCGGGTATAGGTTTGTCACCGATGCTCACTTCGGGGGCGTCATCGCGTACAACGGCAATTATCTGTTTCAGAAAGCTCTCGATCTCTGCAACAGATTGGCGGATCTGGTCATCGTTACCAATCGGGACCATGCCGCCCATGTGGAATCCATCGGTG of Geobacter anodireducens contains these proteins:
- a CDS encoding asparagine synthetase B, with product MCGIVGKYYFNQNAGDSSDIDAMMQAIYHRGPDSSGKYLSGRAALGFQRLSIIDTVSGHQPLYNEAKTIVLLANGEIYNYKEFVPLLESKGHVFSTRSDCEVIIHLYEEYGIEFISKLNGMFAFCLYDTRNDVMFIARDRVGIKPLYYHLNKEAIIFGSEIKGILASGEVVTDEAKDSLAEYLCFRYLANFRTFFSSVNALEPGTYVRISPSGCTFETFWDLSRYVLNYAQDGDLVETVDAALTASVQRQMMTDVPLGTQLSGGVDSSLVSKLAARYSPGLKTFTVSFFESAYDESAYARLLADSAGLEYHQIRVNGKTFADTLPKVIWYHDEPLCHANSVHMYLLCTYARQFVTVLLTGEGADELFAGYPRYQICRFGDAYNKLNPSVASLVKSVLQGVPARKIAKIVDNLGLGARELALWNSSFATKEKVSWLLNSGDVALDARSALVDSVWNDELSLFDNLLLYEQKSYLQPILMRQDKMSMAASVESRVPVLDNEMLDVANAIPYQYKVRHFTPKHVFKKVAERHISRKIVYKKKVGFGVPVDEWLRDNSGLGRYLDLLLDTARGISGVSRPRIEQLVSEHVSRKHNHGDVLWPLVNYAIWREQFFK